The DNA segment CTCGAGATCGACGAAGTCGCCGGGTTCGATCCCGTGCTCGCTCGCGTTCCGGACGATGAGCTGGCGGTAGGCCGAGTCGCGACACTTCACCGAGTCGCCGGTCCCCTCCTCGACGACGAGGACGTCCTCGCGCGTCTCGCCAACCAAGTCGGCGTAGGATTCGCGGACGATCTCACGCTTGACCTCGCTCATCTCCGTCGAGCGCTCCTTCTTGATCGTACCTCCGAGGCCCGTCATGTCGGCCGCGTCGGTTCCCGGGCGCTTCGAAAAGCGCGTGACGTTGATCTTCTCGGGACGGGTCTCGCGCAGCAGCGCCATCGACTGGGCGTGATCGTGAGCGGTTTCGGTTGGGAAGCCGACGATGAAGTCCGTCGAGAGCGTCCAGTACTCCAGGGCCTCGTCGAACGTTTCGACCACCTCGACGTACTCCGAGACCTGGTGCTGTCGACGCATGTCGCCGAGGACGTCGTCGCTGCCCGACTGGACGGGAGCGTGCAGGAAGTCGTAGAGCTTCTCGTGTTCGGCGAAGACGGCGGCGAGTTCCTCCCGGATGCCGTGGACACCCTTCGGATTGGCCATCCCGACGCGAACCCGAAAGTCTCCCTCGATGTCGCAGATGCGATCGAGAAGCCGGTGTAGTTTCCGTTCGCCGTCCTCCCAGCCGTAGACGCCGGTGTCCTGTCCGGTGATACGAAGCTCCTTCGCGCCGGCGTGGATCAGCGCCCGGGCCTTCGCGACGTTCTCCTCGATCGGCGGCGAGTCGATCTTGCCGGTGGCGTGCTTGGTGATGCAGTACGAGCAGTCGGACATGCAACCGCGAGCGATCGGGAGGATACCCACGACGCCGTCCAGAATCGGCTCCGCGTCGGGCGTCGTCGTGGGACACTCGCCGTTGGTGACCGCCTCGGGCACCTCGTCCCAGTGGAGGACGTCGGCGTCGATACCCGCGGCCGCGAACTCCTCACCCTGTGCGAGCGCCATGCAGCCGGTGACGTAGAGGTCCGCCGTCTCCTCAGCCAGCTCCGTGGCACGCCGGAGCATGTTTCGCTCGGTCTTTTCGACGACCGTACACGTGTTGAGGATGGCCACGTCGGCCTCGTCGACGCCGTCGACCCGGTGGTGGCCCGCGTCGCGGAGGCGCCGCTCGATCTGGCGGCTCTCTCCCCGATTGGACGTACAGCCGTACGTCTCGATGTGGTACCGGGCCATGATCGGGCGTACGTGCGTTCCGCCGGGCCAAAAGCCCGACGTTTCCCAGTCGATCCGCGTTCGTTCGGGAACGCTTCAGCTCGCCCGTGAGTATCAGTGGCGATCGAACGGACTGGCCTGTCGGTCCCAGTACTCGTCGAGGACGTCGACCGCCGTGAGGAGCGCACCGAGGACGACCGGTCCGTAGAACAGGCCCATGATGCCGAACGCGTACGCACCACCGAGGACCCCGAGGATGATGACGGCCGGGCTGAGACGGGCGTACCGATCCACGACGATCGGACGGAGGTAGTCGTCCGAAATGCTCACGACGATCGCGCTGTAGAGAAAGAGGCCCCCGGAGAGGTACGGATCACCGATCGCGTACAGGTAGACGACGGCAGGCCCCCAGACCAGGAACGCCCCGACGAGCGGAACGAGCGCGAGGATCATCATCACCACCGTCCAGAACGCGGCGTTGGGAACGCCGGTCGCGAGGAGCCCGAGCCCGGCCAGCAGCCCCTGGACGAACGCGATGAACACGTGGCCGAGCAGGACGGCGCGCATCACGTCGTCGATCTGGTCGAACAGTCGATCCTGCAGGTCCGGGGGCAGCGGCGTCACGTCGCGTAA comes from the Halovivax cerinus genome and includes:
- a CDS encoding AI-2E family transporter, whose amino-acid sequence is MNRATGTLLALIGALSLLSVLLILPFVQYVLFAILLAYVLRPLQGPLQGRTSPAIAALSLVVLAIALFVVPIAVIVALVAEEAVAFASDVDPSAEQLQDVERLIADVTGYQVDLASRAADVAARIGDLLLGQTTEIFAQITHTVIGLGTALFLLYYFLKDGHRLVAWLRDVTPLPPDLQDRLFDQIDDVMRAVLLGHVFIAFVQGLLAGLGLLATGVPNAAFWTVVMMILALVPLVGAFLVWGPAVVYLYAIGDPYLSGGLFLYSAIVVSISDDYLRPIVVDRYARLSPAVIILGVLGGAYAFGIMGLFYGPVVLGALLTAVDVLDEYWDRQASPFDRH
- a CDS encoding tRNA (N(6)-L-threonylcarbamoyladenosine(37)-C(2))-methylthiotransferase, which gives rise to MARYHIETYGCTSNRGESRQIERRLRDAGHHRVDGVDEADVAILNTCTVVEKTERNMLRRATELAEETADLYVTGCMALAQGEEFAAAGIDADVLHWDEVPEAVTNGECPTTTPDAEPILDGVVGILPIARGCMSDCSYCITKHATGKIDSPPIEENVAKARALIHAGAKELRITGQDTGVYGWEDGERKLHRLLDRICDIEGDFRVRVGMANPKGVHGIREELAAVFAEHEKLYDFLHAPVQSGSDDVLGDMRRQHQVSEYVEVVETFDEALEYWTLSTDFIVGFPTETAHDHAQSMALLRETRPEKINVTRFSKRPGTDAADMTGLGGTIKKERSTEMSEVKREIVRESYADLVGETREDVLVVEEGTGDSVKCRDSAYRQLIVRNASEHGIEPGDFVDLEVTASETMYAFAEPR